Part of the Citrus sinensis cultivar Valencia sweet orange chromosome 2, DVS_A1.0, whole genome shotgun sequence genome, GAAGCAGGGAGTTTCTGGAGGCACTGATAGGCTATGGAGTTGAAATTGCCACTGAACTCAGTGTACTCAGCAAGCACAACATTTCCGCGCGCCACGAAGGCGTAGATCAGCGATTTCTGGCTCATTTTGATGAGACTAATTGAGTTGAGTTGAGATGAGATGAGATCTGggcttgtttttattttttattttgttttaaagctcCAAGAGGTCTCTCTCTCCTCTCCAATTTTGTTTGTTGCTATGCTTTGCTTTTTTacgcgagagagagagagagagagagagagagaaggaagagTAAAGTTGGAGGTTTAATGAGgcttgagagagagagagagcggcAGAGAAAGCAAAAGGTGGGTGTAATTGAGATTAGAAGCAAAAGTGGGGTCTTATTATTGATGCGGACTTCAATTTCTTGCCTCAATAATATTGAGGATGTGGATGGAGCCACTTTCATTTGGGTGTTCGTTTTGTGGGCTTCTTTTCACTTgtcttaaataaaatctccACTTCTATACAttcctatatattataaaataataaaaaaatgtattaagtACGTTTAGAATGATTGGATTAggagaaattaattatacttaATAGAAGgtttaaattaagtttaacTGAATTCACATGTTTGAAATGATTGAGACTatcttttatataaatttttggaGCCAAGTTATCATACAACCGGCTATTGTAGCATGGTCCAAATTTTTGTAGATgacattttaaatttccacTCAATCAgtagcccaaaaaaaaaattgctttgaATATGATGGTAAATTCTATGTAGAGAGAGATTGCCAATAACTTCGTCCTACCCCTTAATTAGTATATGTAAATTACATGCAAATGTTGATTCGatgagatatattttgaatgaaTTTGCCCTTTActcaataaacaaattttaaattgatggatataataataatcagcTCACTGAATAGAATAGGGAGCCTATTATATTGAGGGTGGGGCtatttgaacaaattaattttctttctacattatttttaattaaaaattttattaccaataaattttttgataaaattatttaattaacctttCTTCTCTATTCATTATATATTCCTCAATTCTCATCAATTCTTACatatgttttcatttatttacaaataattagttttattatgGGTTATCATAAATTAAGAGAAGCAAAAcccataattaaaaaatgaatatcaacGAATATTTACTAGTCATAAaagttaatgaatattaagaaattaatcttTACTAGTCATAGAAGCTAATgaatatcaagaaaaaaaaattgtatatggAAAGTATGAAATAGAGATTGTGATTTActaagaaagagaaaaaaaaattgaattcaaaagaaagtgaaattaatagtttaatttaaagaatacaaaaataGGAAGAGACTATGCAATTATGAGTATACAGagaaagagaataataaagggtaattttggtattttgaattataaacttttagtaatgaatttatttttctaaaatgagtggagaaataaatttagtgagTTAGATAACcgtaaaaatcatttatttttaaaaatttgcatAAAGTTCCTAAAAAGTTACTTGTTCATGGACAAATCAAGAAATCACACATTGCATGTGTAGGGTAAACGAGTAAACAATGCAAGGACTTTATTCGCAATTTCCAATTATGATATTGTTCATCtacaatttataaaaacaataatatattgaaaGTACAAATTAGGACACACATTCTATTCATACAAAGATAAACGACACATTCCTCGGCTTGGTGGCTCTCCAGTGAAACCCAATCGCCTTGACACATCAACGTGGCACTGTTGCTGATAAGATGCATTGAATTAGATAGACGCGCGACACATCTAATAAGTACCCAAACGCTTCCACTTCACATTTCCACTACATTGCAATTGCATTGCCCAGCCTTTACGTTACTCCTCACAGAGTCACAGGTCAGTCACGGCATCACAACAATGACCCGTAAAGTAGCTCCAATTTCACATGCAATTTGAATTGCCAACAACCTATATCTTAATTTCGAGTATCGTCGTCATTGATTCAGGTTTCGTTTGCATATCATGATATATGTAATAGATTAATCAACTATTACATTGTACACATACACCGTATGACACAAACAAGAATTAATAAGATGTTCAACGTTAATTCTGCTAAGATCTCAATAGAGAGCTACACggcatacatacatacatatacggTAAGTGGGTGGTGGACTTCACTAATGCCTCAGGCTCACCAGCTCAATATCAAAAATCAAAGTCCCAAGCGTTGAACCTTCTCCATTGGCAAGACGGGTTGGGTTGAAAATGGTGGTAAACAGCCTCTGTCGATCAAAGAACTGTAGAACAATCAAAAACAGGTGAGTGTAAAGTATGAACAATGTCCCGGAACATGGAGCTAAAATCAGAGTCCACCAAGAccacataaaatatataccaAATCAAATTGAGTTTATGAATAATCAGGGGAATCTTAAGATAGAAACAAATTccatatttttgtaaattggGCTTGAGatttcaaaatgaagaaaaaatggcTGTTTATAGAAGAGAACAGAGCAGCAGCACAAACAATACAAATACAACAGAGCATAAAGAAcaaggagaagaaaaacatAGTACATACATTAGGAGGTATTGGTTCTTGTGATGTGTTCTGATATCCTTGTGACGGGGGAATTACTACCCGACAGATACCTCCAACTTTCATAGATCTCACAGCTGCTTCAATCCCTGGAATCACCTGCTTAGAGTTTCAATTGACAAACTAACATCACAGCATTTTCCAATTTCGTGTTATTAAAATTACCAACCAAGCTCAACCATTAAcagttatatatttattgttaaatgtTGATTCTTCCAAGATTTAGgcaaagagaattaattagTGAATACACATGTGTATACGCATGCAATGAATCCATATCAGAACCGAACAAGACAAGTGAAAAACCCATATGTTAGAGTTGCTACGAGTAGAACCATGacctatatatatttttcttttaacttttgaaCTTGAAACAGCTAGTTGTTTTCTCCCTGTGGCACCATGTCACTCTTCCCGTTTCACCTAACAATTAGCAAATAGCATTTACAAGAAAATTAGGACTTACTTTCCCAGAACCAAGGATGAAGAGAAAAGGAATTGGTTCCCCAGATTGATCTTTGTGATCATACGTAGAGTCAAAGCGCCAGCCCTGTTTAGCAGCCAATCTTCCATAGTAGTGTATTGCAACCTTTTCAGATTCAAAGTGCCAATATAATTACGTCTATGTATATCGAGATAAGGAAAGCCGTAAGGGTCAACAAATTAAGtatgaacaaaaattaatattgggtTTCGGCTGTGTGTGTAAATAACCCAAATCGTTTTTTGTTTAGATcttcattgattcaaatagaCAATAAATGATAGCTTCTTTCAAAATCGGGTTTTGGGAAAGCACATAAAAAAACTCCTTCTCTAGAAAGCATTTCAGCAATTATTAACGGCTTCCATAGAAAAGCTCCAAAAACATTATTGTACTACTATACGAAGAAGTAAAGTAATAAGTgcctttgtttttcttaataaaaattgagataaaaaattaaaaaattgattagatAACCTGGTCGCCGTCGACGGGAACCGGACCCCTGCCGAGGCGAAGGTCCAAAGCTTTAACGCCACCGGAATTTGGGAGCTCCAACAactcagcagcagcagcagaagaagaagcagaGAATGACGATATCAGTATTTCAAGAGTGGTGGTTACAATTGACACGGTTAGAGCTTCTCTTCTCGTCGAtaataatgaagaagaagaagaagaagaatttgcgGTGAGTTTGGGAGTGACAAAACGAATGGTGTGATTGTGGAAAGCATGGACCGACCGTACAGGCGCGAAGCACCGAATCATCGTATGATCCCGCTCTCTTCCCTGCCCAGCCCCCTGTATCCACGTGTAGGAAACCAAAAACTTAGCCATGCCCAGGCTCACAAATAATAAGAGCAAAATGttcgccgtctgtggggatcgAACCCACGACCACGTGGTTAAAAGCCACGCGCTCTACCACTGAGCTAAGACGGCCTCACGATATCCTGTTACTgtacataatatatatttaataatatcacattgtgttttatgttatttaaattggactataaataatcatttattgTGTTTGTTATGTCATTTGATTAGATagttactaatttattttatatattgttttaatcaaaattatctcaaattaattgttaCACTACATTCTGGAAAGTATATTTGTTCCACATAAACTCATATTTCAAAGTTCtagcattaaaatttttcattagaCGTTTAATATagcctaaaaaaattataaagtaatataagatataatcaatattaaattaatttatcaataaatccaaacaatgaaaaaaaaaaatctgtaatttttttaacatttaagttgtttatagtttttaaaGAAGAGTTTACtcaataatatcatcaacaaatataataagCAAAATTGGTAACGCATCATCTTTAATAATGTGAACAGTATAGGATAAATTTTCAGCTTTGAAAAAACTATTCCTAGGGATCCCCCAGAGATAGAATTTTCCAACTATTTGGGATTAGATTGGTGGGCCCATCATTTTATCCCACCTCCGCTTTTTGATACTAAACATAACTACGgattctaaataaaataaaaataaaaataatcgaATCCCATAATGTTTAACTATAATCAATCAGAGTCTTAACTTTTCATGTGGTAAGGACAACTCTTTAACTATTACTTTATTTGGtatatatttaagaaattataacaatatctCAAAGTCatctcaagttttaattttatatcaactaatcattttttttgttaactctGTTAAccatcattaaataatttaaaataaaaaaactattttaattttagattcaTTTAAGAAGGGAAAAACAACTTTTTAAGAGATTGTAggtaaaaattatctttttatcttaaattttttaacgatgatcaatgaaattataagaaaatgattggttgaaataaaagtaaaaattgaaatgatttcaaaatattatcagAAACTCATGGTGCCTACTTgtacttttgatttttttttttttttatgctagGATATAATATCCCATATATATTCCTCACACAAATTTGGTGACATAATATGAGATATAATTTCTTCActtgaaataaaacataaattacattaattagtTTAGTCCTACTATTGTAATTAAGAGATTGGCCTTGTCATagtcaattttaaatattacttgTTTGCATCAAATTTTATCTATTAGAGTAAACAATTAACTATTCTCATGAGCTTaagtttttgcttttgaatttctttcgAGAAAAGCGACTATCCTTCAATTAGATAAACAATGTATAATGTCTTGTTTACCTTTCAGAAAACTAAGAAGAAACAATTAGGATGGCTCGTGAGGagaaagataaatattttttaaattacttttaacaatgagatttctttttttctttttcttttttttcatattacaAGTACGTTGATAATGCCGTTAAAACTATGGATTCGGAGTAAATTTCTTTCCGTTATTTGTGGGACTAGATTGACAAACATCGAATTTTTGTGATAAATCGGTAAgaatcataaaagttaaaaaaaaaaaaaaaaaaggctgtGACAGGAGTTAAAAGTTTGGATTGAACGCTAATCACAGAAGATTCAAAACAGTCAATGTCTTCCTCTTCGTTCCTACCTTCGAGGTCTTCCGCCAGTCAAAGAAGAACAGCACAAGCTTCTGACAACCCGAATACTGACGGAACCCATGGTCCGGTTCTGGAACAGGCTCCGACTCCGAAACCCATATTTCAATTCATCGCGCTTGGCCTCATCGTATTCCTTGGACTCCTCCAGTTCTTACCCGCAACCCATTTCCGTCACCCATCGGATCCTTTTAGAATCTGGGTTCCGTTTAACTCCAATACCTCTGTAAGTCTCTTCCTTCTCTTCAAATTGTACTTTCCGGGggcattttcatatttacGCGTATGGTTAATAACAATTGAACCCCTAACATTTACTTTTTTACAAAGCGCAATGTAGTTTCTTCATTTGCATCAAATAGGTCCCTCTCCTGAATTTTGACCGGGAATATATATAACTTAACTCTAAAGAGTATCTCTGTTATTTCGTTGGAGGTCAGGAACTACTGgattcaaatatataaatggGTTCTTACTTTAAAAATCATGACAATCCGGAAACGGGACGTTATTACCTCTGTGATGATAATTGAGTTTTTTAACTCTTGTCTAGTTGGTTATTGGGTTACTTCGGTAAAAAGTTATCATTATTGTCActtaattaatcatgtgaTGTTTAATGTTAACAACTTTCCagataaattttatagttaataTAACCAGTAATGTTTCGACAacagaaatttattaataacattctataattaatcactttaacaaaagtttattgttgttaatttGACTTTCCACATGGCTAGTTTGATCTAGCTATGGTTATAACACTGGAATGTAAAGAAGCAGAAGAATCCTTTCGagagaagaaaatgctaaCTTGCCGTTCCGTTTGATAGTTTAGCAAGACGAGAGATTCTGGTGATCGAAATTCTGGTTCCATCTCCTCCATTAGCCAAGATGATGGAATGGTGCACATTGTGTCATGGATGCAGTGTCTGGACCTTCGGTTGCTTGCAGTTCTTGTCAACTCAACTCTATCAGGCTCAAGGTTTGGTTGACAAATATATGTCTGGTTGTCCATTTTACATACCAAGTCGTGAATTTGGCTTTCATGTAATCTTCTCTTCGGTGgactgaaatttttaaaatttcaaaatctcttaACAGTAACATCTTTTGAAATGTAATTTCACTTGGTGGGTACACATATGAAAACATATTTCTGCAATTTATTGATGACCGAAACCAATGTTGATGTTactcattctcatttcttcttcaatatcCAGATATCCAGATCTACTTCACTTCCACCTTTTTGTCCCAAAAGGGAGCGAAGACATGGTATCCTTTTATAAGCTGAAAGTATTATTTCCGCATTCAAACCTTGAATTTCACGGGTAAGCCATTgctttttcaaatattttcacTTGCAAAGCCCATCTCTTAGTTCTGATATTTCATAACTATAGGCAGGAGGAAGTAAAAAAAGTGATTAGGACTGCTAGCACTGGAGTAAAATATTCTGTTCAGAATATTGAGGAAATAGTACCTTTTGTTATAGCGAGCGTTCACCAGTCATTGAGTAAATTCATTTACATGTCACCCAGTGTAATTGTGAAGGTTAGTTTCCTTTGCCCTCTAGTTTAAGGGCATGACTATGTTCATAGTTTATCATTTTCTCCTGGATATGGTTTGAGACAATagcaatgattttttttttcctttttgcgTCCAACCACGACACAAATAGAGTTGCtgcaaaatttttatgaaatcttttattaatcttttagACTCCCTCTCTCTCATGAAACAACACAAAGTTAGATACAAACTTGCTGCTGCGTCAGATGCCTCAGCCTTTCTTAGTTTCTCTTAACTTGATATTTCTTGTTAGCACTTGGGAATTCTCTTGTTAGCACTTGATATCTCTTTTATTACCATCTTACTTTTGTTGTTGTCTCTGTTTACCGAGTTGATGTCAATCAGACCTTTAATGGATTTTACTGCTGCTGCAGGGGAGAGTTGAAGAATTAATTGGCATTGACTTGAGCAATTATGCTATTGCAGCTGCTGACGACTGCTCTGAAAGATTAAACAGCTATGTTAATCCGGATGTGCTGGATGCTATCCAGAGATCAGCATCACAGCCTTGGGTTTCTGGGAAGCCTTATGCAGTGAATTCTTGTATGCCAGACTTAGGCATGCTTTTGATTGATGCTAGGAAATtggaaaaatatattcttgAGGCTTTCCTATGGTggaaaaaagttataaatcaGAGAGACAGGTATCTAACTTTTCTGTCACAGTTGAATTCTGAACTGTATTATCATTGcgttgaaaataattatgggTTCATTTGCAGGAGCATTGGAAGAAGTCCTGCCATTGCATTGGCACTTTACGACCGATACCTCAAGCTTTCTAGTTCATGGTTGGTCACTGACTCGACATCATCAGTAGTCAATAAGAGCTTGGCTATCCGTTATGATGGACCCATGACTGCTTGCTCTGAATTTGGTGATGGTGCGAATATGGAACCAGCTCGTGGTGATCTCTGGAAACAGCATCTTCCATCATTGTTTTATCAAATGGTGGGAAGGTAGAACTTCATTTGCCCACTTGTCGCAGAAAATGAAAGGTTTGAATGAAGTCTTGTCTCTAAATCAAAGCTTTGTGTGTCCTTCAGTGCCAAATGTTGATCTAAGCAAGTACATAATATGCAGTTTACGGTCATTATCCATAAGCAAATTAAAAtgtctttcttttaattttcaggGCTTTAAGTTATATAATCACTACTGTTTAGAAATGCATATACGTAATTGCATCTTCAGATCTTTAATCAATCACATCTTAATGTCAAAGTCTACTGATTACTCATTGTAGATTTCTTAAGCCTTGAGTTGGTAAGTGAAATCATTCATGCTAAGGCAGTTTCATATGAAGTCGACAAATCTAGTGTTCTTCCTCCCAGGTCAAGTCCCTGCAACGAGAGATTTTAAtaaggttttaaaataaagctGGCTGTATAAGTATTTccctaaaaaaaatcagacGCCATTATGCAGGCAATTTCTCCGGCTGTACACAATGAACGTAAagtatgattataataattcCCGTTCTACGAGTCGGCTCTACTAtgaacatataaaaatatatgctCATTGTGAGGGGTGGTGCCTTATATCGCCATTTCTGTATATTCCAATTGATTGACTCcttatcaatattttattattcatttagaaaatattagtCGTTTAGAAATTTGGCAAGGCCATGCAAGCCCATATCATGTGTATTTCCGAAGTTTGTTTGTATTTCTGTATTCGGCAAACTCAATGTATCAGTCTATGACAACTTACTGAAGCGGCCAAAAATGAACCAAAGTTGGTTAGATTCGTAAATTGAAAACGACCACTGTGTTGATCTCTTTGATTTACTCGCTTCAATGGACTCTCCGTAATCCGTACTGACAGTTATCTTATTAACTTCATCCGCACAGGCGCACAGCAACAAAGCTGTGAATAATCGGATTGCAACGTGTGGTAGTGTTCCAACTAATAACGTGATCTTTATCATTactttctatatttttatttgtaatccACGATCCAAAGTTACCCATTTTGCCACGATCATCATATTCCATGAAGATACGTTAATCTTGATGATACCCACACGGCATAAATCATCAAGAACAAAGCAAGATTGacaacataataattttttctttggggATTAGCCCTACTTAAACGTTTCGTTATGATTTTCAATTCTCGAAAGTAGAGACACAAGGGCACAATGTGGAGTTTGAATTCTTACTAATTTGAGAACTGTTTACTTCAGTGATTGAGAAAATCAACTTGAAGCACTTAAAAGTGTTAACGacaagggaaaaaagaaaaaaaaaaaaaaaggaaagaagaaaacCTCATTAGTTAAACTTTGAGTTCGGATAATATTTAGTTAAAGATATATGACAAGCTTAGACGAGCTCAGATAAGGAAATAATTCGAACTTGGAATTAAATGGATTGGCATGGGCTTACTTGAATATGCAGTTTCCAAAAGTATTGCGCATTGTTTGGTTTTACATAAAATGAGTAAGGCTGTTGATGGGAATTATTAATGTTGCATGAATTGCGGTGCGGCTAATGGAAGGCCTGCAGGACTCAGTGGCATGGAGGAAATGCAGGTAACCTCATAGATTGACCTATAATCACTTGTTGGGTTTccctttttcttccttttcagTTTGTTTTCTTAAATTGTACAAGCTTAGTGAGTGCTTCAAGCTGCTGAGAAAACAACactaattaaaagaaaagagagagat contains:
- the LOC102617139 gene encoding uncharacterized protein LOC102617139 isoform X2, producing MVRFWNRLRLRNPYFNSSRLASSYSLDSSSSYPQPISVTHRILLESGFRLTPIPLKTRDSGDRNSGSISSISQDDGMVHIVSWMQCLDLRLLAVLVNSTLSGSRYPDLLHFHLFVPKGSEDMVSFYKLKVLFPHSNLEFHGQEEVKKVIRTASTGVKYSVQNIEEIVPFVIASVHQSLSKFIYMSPSVIVKGRVEELIGIDLSNYAIAAADDCSERLNSYVNPDVLDAIQRSASQPWVSGKPYAVNSCMPDLGMLLIDARKLEKYILEAFLWWKKVINQRDRSIGRSPAIALALYDRYLKLSSSWLVTDSTSSVVNKSLAIRYDGPMTACSEFGDGANMEPARGDLWKQHLPSLFYQMVGR
- the LOC102617629 gene encoding peptidyl-prolyl cis-trans isomerase FKBP17-1, chloroplastic — protein: MAKFLVSYTWIQGAGQGRERDHTMIRCFAPVRSVHAFHNHTIRFVTPKLTANSSSSSSSLLSTRREALTVSIVTTTLEILISSFSASSSAAAAELLELPNSGGVKALDLRLGRGPVPVDGDQVAIHYYGRLAAKQGWRFDSTYDHKDQSGEPIPFLFILGSGKVIPGIEAAVRSMKVGGICRVVIPPSQGYQNTSQEPIPPNFFDRQRLFTTIFNPTRLANGEGSTLGTLIFDIELVSLRH
- the LOC102617139 gene encoding uncharacterized protein LOC102617139 isoform X1; translation: MSSSSFLPSRSSASQRRTAQASDNPNTDGTHGPVLEQAPTPKPIFQFIALGLIVFLGLLQFLPATHFRHPSDPFRIWVPFNSNTSFSKTRDSGDRNSGSISSISQDDGMVHIVSWMQCLDLRLLAVLVNSTLSGSRYPDLLHFHLFVPKGSEDMVSFYKLKVLFPHSNLEFHGQEEVKKVIRTASTGVKYSVQNIEEIVPFVIASVHQSLSKFIYMSPSVIVKGRVEELIGIDLSNYAIAAADDCSERLNSYVNPDVLDAIQRSASQPWVSGKPYAVNSCMPDLGMLLIDARKLEKYILEAFLWWKKVINQRDRSIGRSPAIALALYDRYLKLSSSWLVTDSTSSVVNKSLAIRYDGPMTACSEFGDGANMEPARGDLWKQHLPSLFYQMVGR